Proteins found in one Thermaerobacter subterraneus DSM 13965 genomic segment:
- the istA gene encoding IS21 family transposase translates to MKRLYELHGEGRSIREIARILGISRNTVRRYLRATEVPKPAPRAARGSKRDPYKEFILQRVAEGVENCVVLLRELRTQGYEGGYTILKEFVRPLRRPRSIPGTVRFETQPGQQAQVDWGSCAYTLPDGTVRRKWVFAMVLSWSRALYVEFVDRADTATFIRCHLNAFRYFGGVPETCLYDRTKLVVLGLDENGEPKWNKRFLDFALRLGFAIRLCQGYRPQTKGRVESGIKYVKSNFWPAVRFTDLDDLNRQALAWCDTVANVRIHGTTHERPVDRLAIERGVLRPLPSQERLRPWLREPRQVGRDGYVQWERAWYGLPWPWRPGQLVQVQPGEGVVELWVGDQRVAVHPRALRPGQRFTHPQQWAGLSAKSGGPRPEPRAVQWPTVEVERRSLSTYEALAEAVSRR, encoded by the coding sequence GTGAAACGCTTATACGAGCTTCATGGCGAGGGTCGGTCCATCCGGGAGATCGCGCGAATCCTCGGCATCTCCCGGAACACGGTGCGGCGGTACTTGCGCGCCACCGAGGTGCCCAAGCCGGCACCTCGGGCGGCTCGCGGCTCGAAGCGCGACCCGTACAAAGAGTTTATCCTACAACGGGTCGCGGAAGGTGTGGAAAACTGCGTCGTCCTTCTCCGCGAGCTGCGGACCCAGGGTTACGAGGGGGGCTACACCATCCTCAAGGAGTTCGTCCGGCCCCTGCGTCGCCCCCGATCCATCCCTGGCACGGTCCGGTTCGAGACGCAGCCAGGCCAGCAGGCGCAAGTGGATTGGGGCAGTTGTGCCTATACGCTGCCGGACGGCACGGTCCGGCGAAAGTGGGTCTTCGCCATGGTGCTCAGCTGGTCCCGGGCCCTGTACGTAGAGTTTGTCGACCGGGCCGACACCGCGACGTTCATCCGCTGCCATCTGAACGCGTTCCGGTACTTCGGCGGGGTACCGGAAACGTGCCTGTACGACCGGACCAAGCTGGTGGTGTTGGGGCTGGACGAGAACGGCGAGCCCAAGTGGAATAAACGCTTTCTGGACTTTGCCCTGCGGCTGGGTTTTGCCATCCGGCTCTGCCAGGGCTACCGTCCCCAGACCAAGGGCCGGGTAGAAAGCGGCATCAAGTACGTCAAGAGCAACTTCTGGCCCGCGGTTCGGTTCACGGATCTGGATGACCTGAACCGGCAGGCGCTGGCGTGGTGTGATACCGTGGCCAACGTCCGCATCCACGGCACCACCCATGAGCGGCCCGTGGACCGGTTGGCGATCGAACGAGGGGTCTTGCGGCCGTTGCCCTCGCAGGAACGGCTGAGGCCTTGGCTGCGCGAGCCGCGGCAGGTGGGCCGGGACGGTTACGTGCAGTGGGAACGGGCGTGGTACGGCCTGCCGTGGCCCTGGCGGCCCGGCCAGCTCGTTCAGGTCCAGCCGGGCGAGGGCGTGGTCGAGCTCTGGGTCGGTGACCAGCGGGTGGCGGTGCATCCCCGGGCCCTCCGGCCGGGCCAGCGCTTCACGCACCCGCAGCAGTGGGCGGGGTTGTCCGCGAAGAGTGGCGGCCCGCGGCCGGAGCCCCGGGCGGTGCAATGGCCCACGGTGGAAGTCGAGCGACGGTCTTTGAGCACCTACGAGGCTCTGGCCGAGGCGGTGAGTCGGCGATGA
- the istB gene encoding IS21-like element helper ATPase IstB, producing the protein MIALEKARQYLEQLGLSHAAAVLESRLEAAAQKQLPYPDFLVDLLGLEAAARRERYLRTRTRLAHLPFHCTLEQFDFGFQPSVDERQIRELATLAFVADAANVIFLGPPGVGKTHLSVALGIKAIEAGYGVYFVRAHELLEDLRRAQAEHRLDRRMRVYLAPKVLIIDEFGVCPYDRAAATALFALISARYERGSIILTSNKGFAEWGEVLGDSVIATAILDRLLHHSHVINIRGESYRLREKKRAGLFGGTPPRREVMPQDGSAE; encoded by the coding sequence ATGATCGCCCTGGAGAAGGCCCGGCAGTACCTGGAGCAGCTGGGCTTGAGCCACGCGGCGGCGGTTCTCGAAAGCCGCCTGGAGGCCGCCGCCCAGAAGCAGCTCCCCTACCCCGACTTCCTCGTGGACCTGCTGGGCCTCGAGGCGGCGGCGCGCCGGGAGCGCTACCTACGGACACGGACACGACTGGCGCATTTGCCCTTTCACTGCACCCTGGAGCAGTTCGACTTCGGGTTCCAGCCGTCCGTCGACGAGCGCCAGATTCGCGAGCTGGCTACCCTCGCCTTCGTCGCCGACGCCGCCAATGTGATCTTCCTCGGACCACCCGGCGTGGGCAAAACCCACCTGAGTGTGGCTCTCGGGATCAAGGCGATCGAGGCCGGCTATGGGGTGTACTTCGTGCGAGCTCACGAGCTGCTCGAAGACCTGCGCCGCGCCCAAGCCGAGCACCGACTCGACCGGCGCATGCGAGTCTACCTGGCCCCCAAGGTGCTGATCATTGACGAATTCGGGGTCTGCCCCTACGACCGGGCGGCGGCGACCGCCCTGTTCGCCCTGATCTCGGCCCGTTATGAACGGGGCAGCATCATCTTGACCAGTAACAAAGGCTTTGCGGAGTGGGGCGAAGTGTTGGGCGATTCGGTGATCGCCACCGCCATCCTCGACCGGTTGCTTCACCACAGCCACGTCATCAACATCCGGGGCGAGAGCTACCGGCTTCGAGAGAAGAAGCGGGCGGGACTGTTCGGCGGGACCCCACCCCGAAGGGAGGTGATGCCACAGGACGGCTCTGCGGAGTAA
- a CDS encoding AMP-binding protein, translated as MRELVVHEVLKSALHNRPDSEIVYGGRRFTYEQFYERVLRLAQSLKKQGVGRGTVLGVMDVNSHRYLELHYASSMLGAVLHTINFRLPPDDLLYSLQHAGVEWMFVWEGFRQPLAKARPLFRNWVWLTDGDESPEPGTPTHEDLVHEGRAEVPDEAEKVRETDPYSIFYTTGTTGRPKGMLYRHRDMLLASLGILHHLAIHPTGAAAGSRDVYMPCIPFFHIHGWGTALFVPYLGAKLVLPGKATPAEQLRLILDEGVTWSNMVPTQLHMLLEAADQAGVGELKGYKVLTGGSPVPSGLARRARERGIAYSVIYGGSDQLAATISVVPRGVEPGTPEAWEALRTNMLPLAMVEVRLEGDNGQPVPADGKSIGEVLVRSPWLPDGYYKDPERSRGVYEDGWFRSGDLGVMNPDGTLYVVDRKKDAVKSGGEWIATGVLEALISEHPDVAAVAVIARPDERWGERPLAVVQPRGGLADEEARARLEESLRAHLATAVERGRLARFWIPDRFVFVEQLPLTSAGKINKVALRRELVG; from the coding sequence GTGCGCGAGCTGGTCGTCCACGAGGTGTTGAAGAGCGCGCTGCACAACAGGCCGGACTCCGAGATCGTCTACGGGGGGCGGCGGTTCACCTACGAGCAGTTCTACGAGCGGGTGCTGCGCCTGGCCCAGAGCCTGAAGAAGCAGGGCGTGGGCCGGGGCACCGTGCTGGGGGTCATGGACGTCAACAGCCACCGGTACCTGGAGCTGCACTACGCTAGTTCCATGCTGGGGGCCGTGTTGCACACCATCAACTTCCGCCTGCCGCCTGACGACCTCCTCTATAGCCTCCAGCACGCCGGCGTCGAGTGGATGTTCGTATGGGAGGGGTTCCGGCAGCCGCTGGCCAAGGCGCGGCCGCTCTTCCGGAACTGGGTCTGGCTGACGGACGGCGACGAGTCGCCCGAGCCGGGCACGCCGACCCATGAGGACCTCGTCCACGAGGGCCGGGCCGAGGTCCCGGACGAGGCAGAGAAGGTCCGCGAGACCGACCCGTATTCCATCTTCTACACCACCGGCACCACGGGCCGGCCCAAGGGGATGCTCTACCGGCACCGGGACATGCTGCTGGCGTCCCTGGGGATCCTCCACCACCTGGCCATCCATCCCACAGGGGCGGCGGCCGGGAGCCGCGACGTGTACATGCCCTGCATCCCCTTCTTCCACATCCACGGCTGGGGCACCGCCCTGTTCGTCCCGTACCTGGGCGCCAAGCTGGTGCTGCCGGGTAAGGCCACGCCCGCCGAGCAGCTGCGACTGATCCTGGACGAAGGGGTCACCTGGTCCAACATGGTGCCCACCCAACTGCACATGCTGCTGGAGGCGGCGGACCAGGCGGGGGTCGGCGAGCTCAAGGGGTACAAGGTCCTCACCGGGGGCAGCCCGGTGCCTTCGGGGCTGGCGCGGCGGGCCCGGGAGCGGGGCATCGCCTACAGCGTGATCTACGGCGGCTCCGACCAGCTGGCGGCCACCATCTCGGTGGTGCCCCGGGGCGTCGAGCCGGGCACGCCCGAGGCCTGGGAGGCGCTCCGGACGAACATGCTACCGCTGGCCATGGTCGAGGTCCGGCTGGAGGGCGACAACGGCCAACCCGTCCCCGCCGACGGGAAGAGCATCGGCGAGGTGCTGGTGCGCTCGCCGTGGCTGCCGGACGGCTACTACAAGGACCCCGAACGCAGCCGAGGGGTTTACGAGGACGGCTGGTTCCGCTCAGGCGACCTGGGCGTGATGAACCCCGACGGCACCCTCTACGTGGTGGATCGAAAGAAGGACGCCGTCAAGAGCGGCGGCGAGTGGATCGCCACGGGCGTGCTGGAGGCGCTGATCTCCGAGCACCCGGACGTGGCGGCGGTGGCCGTCATCGCCCGGCCCGACGAGCGCTGGGGCGAGCGGCCGCTGGCCGTGGTGCAGCCCCGCGGGGGTCTGGCGGACGAAGAGGCCCGGGCGCGCCTGGAAGAGTCCCTCCGGGCCCATCTCGCGACGGCGGTAGAGCGGGGGCGGCTTGCCCGCTTCTGGATCCCCGACCGGTTCGTCTTCGTCGAGCAACTGCCGCTAACCAGCGCGGGGAAGATCAACAAGGTGGCGTTGCGGCGGGAGCTGGTGGGGTAG
- a CDS encoding acyl-CoA dehydrogenase family protein — protein sequence MRYQSYAYEQNHWERDPDLRHVLAHYWPGFTAHEDELRRFGALAGKEVYEVAYHVDHDAPPVLVMHDLDGHRVDRVRLSPAQQALLRELAPMNRPPYEGGSWHHHYALGYLVADPGIYCILTITNQTAYVIHKYAPEFAEWKAKLLRGEFWGATWMTEVQGGSDLGANTLQATRDGDAWRLDGEKYFCSGAGLTDVAVVTARPEGAPAGPKGLALFLVPRMNRAGELNYHVRRLKDKSATRAVPSGEVDFRGSEAFLVGEAEKGIYYTLEVLTVSRLANAIAGMGIARKAHLEVLERVRRRRSFGRQLVDHPLIRRDLTDMAVRIAGGLVLGFHAADLFEKAWDELPPYTSRYHYARFLSHLAKNRTADHAAEVTRLAMELFGGLGFLEEYAVARWHREALITPIWEGPSNIQALDLLEAMHKKRAHEAFLAEFIAMLEKAGTPEARTAREVIEGTLVRLAGSEPEEAQWYAKDATARLADAAQVGLLYKLAETAGDRYAHLAALYARRFLLGEEYPAWALERSEVWSADVPVGFRGLA from the coding sequence GTGAGGTACCAGTCCTACGCCTACGAGCAGAACCACTGGGAGCGGGACCCGGACCTGCGCCACGTGTTGGCCCATTACTGGCCGGGTTTCACCGCCCATGAGGACGAGCTGCGCCGCTTCGGCGCCCTGGCGGGGAAGGAGGTCTACGAGGTCGCCTACCACGTGGACCACGACGCCCCGCCGGTGCTGGTCATGCACGACCTGGACGGCCACCGGGTGGACCGGGTGCGCCTGTCACCGGCCCAGCAGGCGCTCCTCCGGGAGCTGGCGCCCATGAACCGGCCACCCTACGAGGGCGGGAGCTGGCACCACCACTACGCCCTGGGTTACCTGGTGGCCGACCCGGGGATCTACTGCATCCTGACCATCACCAACCAGACCGCCTATGTGATTCATAAGTACGCTCCGGAGTTCGCCGAGTGGAAGGCCAAGCTGCTCCGCGGCGAGTTCTGGGGCGCCACCTGGATGACCGAGGTCCAGGGCGGCAGCGACCTGGGCGCCAACACCCTCCAGGCCACCCGTGACGGCGACGCCTGGCGCCTCGACGGCGAGAAGTACTTCTGCAGCGGCGCCGGCCTGACCGATGTGGCCGTCGTCACCGCTCGGCCGGAAGGGGCGCCCGCCGGGCCCAAGGGGCTGGCCCTCTTCCTCGTGCCCCGGATGAACCGGGCCGGCGAGCTGAACTACCACGTCCGCCGGCTCAAGGACAAGAGCGCCACCCGCGCCGTCCCCTCGGGTGAGGTGGATTTCCGCGGCAGCGAGGCCTTCCTGGTGGGCGAGGCGGAGAAGGGGATCTACTACACCCTCGAGGTCCTCACGGTCTCCCGGCTGGCCAACGCCATCGCCGGCATGGGCATCGCCCGCAAGGCGCACCTGGAGGTGCTGGAGCGGGTGCGGCGCCGCCGGTCCTTCGGCCGGCAGCTGGTGGACCACCCGCTGATTCGCCGGGACCTAACCGACATGGCCGTGCGCATCGCCGGCGGCCTGGTGCTGGGCTTCCACGCCGCCGACCTCTTCGAGAAGGCGTGGGACGAGTTACCGCCCTACACGTCCCGCTACCATTACGCCCGGTTCCTCTCCCACCTGGCCAAGAACCGCACCGCCGATCACGCTGCCGAGGTGACGCGGCTGGCCATGGAGCTCTTCGGCGGGCTCGGGTTCCTGGAGGAGTACGCCGTGGCCCGCTGGCACCGCGAGGCCCTGATCACGCCCATCTGGGAGGGGCCCAGCAACATCCAGGCCCTGGACCTGCTGGAGGCCATGCACAAGAAGCGGGCCCACGAGGCCTTCCTGGCCGAGTTCATCGCCATGTTGGAGAAGGCCGGCACGCCCGAGGCCCGGACCGCCCGCGAGGTCATCGAGGGCACCCTGGTCCGGCTGGCCGGCAGCGAGCCCGAGGAAGCCCAGTGGTACGCCAAGGATGCCACCGCCCGGCTGGCCGACGCCGCCCAGGTGGGCCTGCTGTACAAGCTGGCCGAGACCGCGGGCGACCGCTACGCCCACCTGGCAGCCCTGTATGCCCGCCGGTTCCTCCTGGGCGAGGAGTACCCGGCCTGGGCGCTGGAGAGGTCGGAGGTGTGGTCGGCCGACGTGCCGGTAGGGTTCCGGGGGCTGGCATGA
- a CDS encoding TetR/AcrR family transcriptional regulator, with protein sequence MRPSRTGGESKISPRRARTKRPEQILLTAKSVFARSNYRSSTTAEIAAEAGVSEPLIYRYYPSKKHLFLAVLENVNRRILGRWNAIRRSETSSLACLRRIGQDYLDLVDRNSEDLKVFFKAVSEDSDPEIRQFLAESYRQYARYLEDVARQGQERGEIRRDVPARAIAWQMMSLGAAFNLFAVLELSEWTRADREAQLLAFIERIRAAGAPAGSSARSTGERATGAVAGSHGGGDGRPAARPDRQGG encoded by the coding sequence TTGCGTCCGAGCCGGACGGGGGGTGAGTCGAAGATCAGCCCGCGGCGAGCGAGAACGAAACGGCCCGAGCAGATCCTCCTCACGGCCAAGTCGGTCTTCGCCCGGTCCAATTACCGGTCGAGCACCACGGCGGAGATCGCCGCCGAGGCGGGCGTCTCGGAGCCGCTCATCTACCGCTATTACCCGTCCAAGAAGCACCTCTTCCTGGCGGTGCTGGAGAACGTGAACCGGCGGATCCTTGGGCGCTGGAACGCCATCCGCCGGTCCGAGACGTCGAGCCTGGCCTGCCTGCGGCGGATCGGGCAGGACTATCTGGATCTCGTGGACCGGAACAGCGAGGACCTGAAGGTGTTCTTCAAGGCCGTCTCCGAGGACAGCGACCCGGAGATCCGCCAGTTCCTGGCCGAGAGTTACCGCCAGTACGCCCGGTACCTGGAAGACGTCGCCCGGCAGGGGCAGGAGCGGGGGGAAATCCGCCGCGACGTCCCGGCCCGCGCCATCGCCTGGCAGATGATGAGCCTGGGCGCCGCCTTCAACCTGTTCGCCGTGCTGGAGCTGTCGGAATGGACGAGGGCGGACCGCGAGGCCCAGTTACTGGCCTTTATCGAGCGCATCAGGGCAGCCGGCGCGCCCGCCGGTTCATCGGCCCGTTCGACGGGCGAACGGGCGACGGGCGCGGTCGCTGGCTCGCATGGCGGCGGCGACGGACGGCCGGCCGCCCGGCCGGATCGGCAGGGGGGATGA
- a CDS encoding DJ-1/PfpI family protein: MAKVLILTGDAVEALEVYYPLYRLKEAGHEAHVAAPTKKTLRTVVHDFEPGWETFTEKPAYQLQADLAVTSRQEV; encoded by the coding sequence GTGGCCAAGGTGCTCATCCTCACGGGTGACGCCGTGGAAGCGCTGGAAGTCTACTACCCCCTGTACCGGTTGAAGGAAGCAGGGCACGAGGCCCACGTGGCGGCACCGACGAAGAAGACGTTGCGGACCGTCGTCCACGACTTTGAGCCGGGCTGGGAGACGTTCACGGAGAAGCCGGCCTACCAGCTGCAGGCGGACCTCGCGGTCACGTCCCGTCAAGAGGTGTAA
- a CDS encoding IS256-like element ISTsu1 family transposase, with translation MTAEFKMALLELLRKYQGEPEVDALREGLRWLAQQLMELEVRERIGAQRYERTETRKTSRNGYRSRPWDTRVGTIELRIPKLRQGSDFPSLLEPRRRAERALVAVVQEAYVQGVSTRKVDDLVRALGLDGISKSEVSRLCAELDEQMERFRNRPLEGEYPYLWLDAKPIKVRQDHRVVNMAAVIAVGVTRTGQLEVLGFDVGAAETYEFWLAFLRSLVARGLKGVRLVISDAHEGLKRAISEVLAGASWQRCRVHFMRNLLARVPKHAQPMVAALVRTIFAQPDLASAREQLEHVAANLDQRFPQAAALLRDAVEDVLAYMAFPAEHWRRIHSTNVLERLNRELARRCNVVGICPNVAAVLRLLGALLEEQQDEWLVSRRYFSLESMAKIDANPPREGSQRSGDRTALKALAV, from the coding sequence GTGACCGCTGAGTTCAAGATGGCACTTCTCGAGCTTTTGCGCAAATACCAGGGGGAGCCGGAAGTCGATGCCCTGCGGGAAGGATTGCGCTGGCTGGCTCAGCAGCTCATGGAGCTCGAGGTCAGGGAGCGGATCGGCGCTCAGCGGTACGAACGCACGGAGACGCGGAAGACGTCTCGCAACGGCTACCGCTCGCGGCCCTGGGACACCCGTGTGGGGACGATCGAGCTGCGGATCCCCAAACTCCGCCAAGGCAGCGACTTCCCCAGCCTGCTGGAGCCACGCCGGCGGGCGGAACGGGCCCTGGTCGCCGTGGTGCAGGAAGCGTATGTGCAGGGCGTCAGTACCCGGAAGGTCGACGACCTGGTCCGGGCGTTGGGCCTGGACGGCATCAGCAAGAGTGAAGTCTCCCGGCTTTGTGCGGAACTGGACGAACAGATGGAGCGTTTCCGGAACCGCCCCCTGGAGGGCGAGTACCCCTACCTATGGCTGGATGCCAAACCGATCAAGGTGCGGCAGGACCATCGCGTGGTGAACATGGCCGCGGTCATCGCCGTGGGGGTGACGCGAACCGGGCAGCTTGAGGTGCTGGGCTTTGACGTGGGAGCGGCCGAGACGTACGAGTTCTGGCTCGCGTTTCTCCGCAGCCTGGTGGCCCGAGGGCTCAAGGGCGTTCGCCTGGTCATCTCGGATGCCCACGAGGGACTCAAGCGTGCCATCAGCGAGGTGCTGGCGGGCGCCAGCTGGCAGCGGTGCCGGGTGCACTTCATGCGGAACCTGCTGGCCCGGGTGCCCAAGCACGCCCAGCCGATGGTGGCGGCCCTGGTGCGGACGATCTTCGCCCAGCCCGACCTGGCATCCGCCCGGGAGCAACTCGAACATGTGGCCGCTAACCTGGACCAGCGATTTCCCCAAGCCGCCGCTCTGCTCCGTGACGCCGTGGAGGACGTGCTGGCCTACATGGCGTTCCCGGCCGAGCACTGGCGGCGGATCCACTCAACGAACGTCCTGGAGCGGCTGAACCGGGAGCTCGCGCGGCGCTGCAACGTGGTGGGGATCTGCCCGAACGTGGCCGCGGTCCTGCGGCTGCTGGGGGCTCTTCTGGAGGAGCAGCAGGATGAGTGGCTGGTCTCCCGGCGGTACTTCAGCCTGGAGTCCATGGCCAAGATCGATGCGAACCCACCCCGCGAGGGCTCTCAGCGATCCGGCGACAGGACGGCACTGAAGGCGCTGGCTGTGTGA